A window of the Microtus pennsylvanicus isolate mMicPen1 chromosome 4, mMicPen1.hap1, whole genome shotgun sequence genome harbors these coding sequences:
- the Cetn1 gene encoding centrin-1 yields the protein MASNLRKSNVASTSYKRRVGPKPELTEDQKQEVREAFDLFDSDGSGTIDVKELKVAMRALGFEPRKEEMKKMISEVDKEATGKISFNDFLAVMTQKMAEKDTKEEILKAFRLFDDDETGKISFKNLKRVANELGESLTDEELQEMIDEADRDGDGEVNEEEFLKIMKKTNLY from the coding sequence ATGGCGTCCAACTTAAGGAAGTCAAACGTGGCCTCCACCAGCTACAAGAGAAGGGTGGGTCCTaagcctgaactcacagaagacCAAAAGCAAGAAGTCCGGGAAGCCTTTGACCTCTTTGATTCTGACGGGAGCGGGACCATCGATGTGAAGGAATTGAAGGTGGCCATGAGAGCACTAGGCTTTGAACccaggaaggaagagatgaagaagaTGATTTCGGAAGTAGACAAAGAGGCAACAGGAAAGATCAGCTTCAATGACTTCTTGGCTGTGATGACTCAGAAGATGGCTGAGAAAGATACCAAAGAAGAAATTTTGAAGGCTTTCAGGTTGTTTGATGATGATGAAACCGGGAAAATCTCATTCAAAAACCTCAAGCGTGTGGCCAATGAGCTGGGGGAAAGTCTCACGGACGAGGAGCTGCAGGAAATGATCGATGAAGCTGATCGTGATGGCGATGGAGAAGTGAATGAGGAAGAGTTTCTTAAGATCATGAAAAAGACCAACCTTTATTAA